A stretch of the Kazachstania africana CBS 2517 chromosome 12, complete genome genome encodes the following:
- the VRL1 gene encoding Vrl1p (similar to Saccharomyces cerevisiae YML002W; ancestral locus Anc_6.20), which produces MSQYESEIARYGPFQSIAAVFERLDSEKVTTKESFIVLISLESMGYNIFIKENDSTYRSVDGKLQEVRVRHNLVKWKNQTFQINESDLLLLEDKRQCLVLWINDVKAADAIDTDGGKPSLVGGLFHRHQSQDFSADMSGLINDWIRFVSDPQKSITDVVFGINNVIKSLPDENSVKIFEARLYSSIWNKLVHQTSEPQNIDKFYGCYISFHELNINDYYSLPFNKFSLRDVVFIENVVDLACKEFVKLRESLSFDEKIDILLSTFNILTSKLPQLEIDADNLLNFMLIIINRVKLNNLNEHFHYLQNFNFKQNKDFGILNYAISTLGAVLYYIDNNLDKFKRYTDAIQDSKISEEKLKYRNENGESYLCHCIITKDNDTLRELLFSSEYIKNFPMEDILDDQTIDGSTLLMVAVKCLNTTAASILINIIINNGTPDEIRTYVNSVDENNRNVGHFITNQYYLLCKIGPYLNWNCKDKRTGQTPLFNIFRSYDQSIKSYKKMSRRSFRFAMDSGDFQLKKHIDNSNNTLLHILKTNIQMILPHASLFINSPNSLGMTPLMVFCKYRRLYNIQILLSSKFKDRVSIFETQQVHNAWSNCFSLTNDDQILNLLGKFAIKNYSIFGNCFTHSLKQFLHKSKHGNKNQYSVKITLKFEKKYKTIRFNIKTIKALINMVLTSNSHVSSFLPLYKVFNELNGIASMISTKSKILFINNLNVILDTILFLELVPREGFILEARLKDYLRNQRKIKTVATKSKKLQIEDINMISNFLKFNLNELNAFKNGVKKILRQMNSINLKLFDQRISYMDLLHCPDVVVHLNNPLWNLNYNILISNFQILENSIDNTLHFLKVFQNEKIRKWWKLNNELINLTKLASNSDDDLLRSFFNRKEKLSIEIDDKIRSINELNCDIFVSHELLAVEINNFMKFKPLFITRTLVVWAHRNCL; this is translated from the coding sequence ATGAGCCAGTATGAGAGTGAAATTGCTAGATATGGTCCATTCCAGTCGATAGCAGCGGTCTTTGAGAGGTTGGACAGCGAGAAAGTAACGACTAAGGAGAGTTTTATTGTGCTGATATCCCTCGAAAGCATGGGTtacaatatcttcattaaaGAGAATGATAGCACGTACCGTTCGGTTGATGGCAAGTTGCAAGAAGTAAGAGTGAGGCATAATTTGGTGAAATGGAAGAATCAGACGTTTCAAATCAATGAGAGTGATCTTCTGTTGCTCGAAGATAAGCGCCAATGCCTTGTGCTGTGGATAAATGATGTGAAAGCCGCAGACGCGATTGACACTGACGGTGGAAAACCCTCCCTAGTGGGTGGGCTCTTCCATAGGCATCAGTCACAGGATTTTTCCGCAGATATGAGTGGCTTGATCAATGACTGGATACGGTTCGTCAGTGATCCTCAGAAATCTATTACAGACGTGGTCTTCGGAATCAATAACGTCATTAAATCCTTGCCAGATGAAAATTCagtgaaaatatttgaagcTCGGCTTTATTCCTCTATATGGAATAAATTAGTACATCAGACTTCGGAACCCCAGAATATTGACAAATTCTATGGTTGCTACATATCCTTTCATGAATTAAACATTAATGACTATTATTCTCTACCATTtaacaaattttcattgagAGATGTGGTCTTTATCGAGAATGTGGTCGATCTTGCATGTAAGGAGTTTGTTAAACTTCGAGAATCCCTGTCTTTTGACGAAAAGATTGATATATTACTCAGTACTTTCAATATACTCACTTCAAAATTGCCGCAATTGGAGATCGACGCAGACAACCTTCTGAATTTTATgctcattattattaacaGAGTCAAattaaacaatttgaatgaacatttccattatttacaaaatttcaatttcaaacaaAACAAAGATTTTGGTATATTGAATTATGCAATCTCTACATTGGGAGCTGTTTTATACTATATTGATAATAACCTGGacaaatttaaaagataCACTGATGCTATCCAAGATTCAAAGATcagtgaagaaaaattgaaatatcgtaatgaaaatggtgaaTCATATCTTTGCCATTGCATTATAACAAAAGATAATGACACTCTACGTGAATTACTCTTTTCCAGTGagtatataaaaaattttccaatggAAGACATATTAGATGACCAAACAATAGATGGATCTACACTACTTATGGTCGCTGTAAAATGTCTAAACACTACTGCGGCTTCGATTCTtattaatatcatcatAAATAATGGTACTCCTGATGAGATACGAACCTATGTTAATAGTGTAGATGAAAACAACAGAAACGTGGGACATTTTATCACTAACCAATATTACTTGCTGTGCAAAATAGGACCATATTTGAATTGGAACTGTAAAGATAAACGGACGGGTCAAACGCCTCttttcaacattttcaGATCCTACGAtcaatcaataaaatcatacaagaaaatgagTCGTCGCTCTTTTCGATTCGCTATGGATAGTGGTGATttccaattgaaaaagcaCATAgataatagtaataacacTCTCTTacacattttgaaaacaaacattcaaatgattttgCCTCATGCAAGTTTATTTATAAACAGCCCAAATTCCTTAGGGATGACTCCATTGATGGTTTTTTGCAAATACAGGAGActttataatattcaaatactTCTATCCTCAAAATTTAAGGATCGAGTTAGTATTTTCGAAACTCAGCAGGTACATAATGCATGGTCTAATTGCTTTAGTTTAACCAATGATGATCAGATACTTAACCTCCTAGGCAAATTTGctataaaaaattactcgatttttggaaattgtTTTACTCATTCACTAAAGCAATTTTTACATAAATCAAAGCATGGTAATAAGAATCAATATTCAGTTAAAATAACTTTGAAAttcgaaaaaaaatataagacAATACGGTTCAATATCAAGACGATAAAGGCATTGATTAATATGGTTTTGACTTCCAATAGCCACGTAAGCAGTTTTTTGCCGCTTTATAAGgtttttaatgaattaaatgGGATTGCCAGCATGATTTCTacaaaatccaaaattcttttcattaataacCTGAATGTTATACTAGATACAAtactttttcttgaattggTACCGAGAGAAGGATTTATTCTTGAAGCAAGATTAAAGGAttatttaagaaatcaGCGTAAAATCAAAACGGTGGCAACTAAGAGTAAGAAGTtacaaattgaagatattaatatgatatcaaattttttaaaattcaatttaaatgaattgaatgcaTTTAAGAACGGtgtcaagaaaatattacgacaaatgaattcaattaatttaaaattatttgatcaAAGGATTTCATATATGGATTTACTTCATTGTCCTGACGTCGTAGTCCATTTAAACAATCCCCTATGGAATCTCaattataatattttaatatcaaatttccaaattttggaaaattccATTGATAACACATTGcattttttgaaggttttccaaaatgaaaagatcagGAAATGGTGgaaattaaataatgagTTGATTAATCTGACAAAGCTGGCATCAAATAGCGATGATGATTTACTACGATCCTTTTTCAATAGGAAGGAAAAATTGTCTATTGAAATAGATGATAAAATCAGGTCgattaatgaattaaacTGTGATATTTTTGTCAGCCATGAGTTACTTGCAGTGGAaatcaacaattttatgaaatttaAGCCACTATTTATTACGAGGACTTTGGTAGTTTGGGCGCATAGAAATTGTTTGTAA
- the NPR2 gene encoding nitrogen permease regulating protein NPR2 (similar to Saccharomyces cerevisiae NPR2 (YEL062W); ancestral locus Anc_6.17) — MNTQFEGFEPIHTIFFSIFHPTEGSKVCYQFPPENLQAYNINFDSIKNFVIPKPQLCHRLLTLEYKNYRLVSYPVNVSSSSYARNFFSFNFVFIFSYDCQTLPYEPAIERLGKMFKTLEEQSQILSKSQRTSAFFKDGEDVDFVDTKFSIQDLLMRLYQDLNNYSECLIPIDEGNEINIKIFPVLKPPTSVQISIEDVPLSIVNLDKIVDLNWDPTMLSILPFIDGVNSITNISHLSDSDPNLVIECIKHLIYYNCVIITDIFQFSNIYAPSSLINNFLRDPMIAFNCQSYVVLPPGSKINDLPLASEQDDEINNSDMTQKALSSSRSSFSSYFSHKSAYARVSETAHHHQSTSTLSSSEGQQDNPRQGQVLPSKCTLFDLYRSLNYGCTVEAWYKQNFSTIKENHIDVRKFIKFGVINKIIYRVHQYPIMEHKTFKSPLLSDRQNDKIVLSTSDIKFDVGDRILNSIYNKLSKVTFDRDKKLESKIGNSRNLGESEKNILFNALERHESFDRICSKLGKSKNEVESIISEIGEYMTINS; from the coding sequence ATGAATACGCAATTCGAAGGGTTTGAGCCCATCCATACTATATTTTTCTCCATATTCCATCCTACAGAGGGTTCAAAAGTCTGCTATCAGTTTCCTCCTGAAAATTTACAGGCTTACAACATCAACTTTGattcaatcaaaaattttgttattCCTAAACCCCAGCTATGTCATAGGCTGCTCACTTTGGAGTACAAGAATTACAGACTGGTTTCATACCCTGTCAATGTGAGCTCATCGTCCTACGCTAggaatttttttagtttcaattttgtattTATATTCTCCTATGATTGCCAAACTTTACCTTACGAGCCTGCCATCGAAAGGCTGGGAAAAATGTTCAAAACTTTAGAGGAACAAAGTCAAATACTATCAAAGTCTCAGCGAACGTCTGCTTTTTTTAAAGATGGTGAGGATGTGGATTTTGTCgatacaaaattttccattcaAGATTTATTGATGAGATTATATCAGGATTTGAATAACTATTCTGAATGTTTGATACCCATAGATGAAGGTAACGAAATTAACATTAAGATATTCCCTGTATTGAAGCCGCCAACTTCTGTTCAAAtatcaattgaagatgTCCCACTTTCAATTGTTAACCTGGACAAGATCGTCGATTTAAATTGGGATCCAACTATGCTAAGTATATTACCTTTCATTGATGGTGTCAATAGCATTACAAACATTTCTCATCTAAGTGATAGTGATCCAAATCTTGTAATAGAGTGCATTAAACATTTGATATACTACAACTGCGTTATAATAACTGACatattccaattttcaaatatatatgcTCCAAGTAGCCTTATCAACAATTTCCTGAGAGATCCGATGATTGCATTTAATTGTCAGTCGTATGTCGTTTTACCACCAGGATCAAAGATAAATGATTTACCATTAGCAAGTGAGCAAGATGACGAGATCAACAATTCAGATATGACACAAAAAGCACTCTCATCAAGTAGATCTTCTTTCTCGTCGTATTTCTCACATAAAAGTGCATATGCCCGTGTCTCTGAGACTGCACATCATCATCAGTCGACGAGCACACTCTCTTCAAGTGAAGGTCAGCAAGACAACCCACGCCAAGGCCAGGTTTTACCTTCCAAATGCACTCTGTTTGATCTTTACAGATCGTTAAATTATGGTTGCACCGTTGAAGCATGGTATAAACAAAACTTTTCTACTATTAAGGAAAACCACATTGACGTGAGAAAGtttataaaatttggtGTTATAAACAAGATAATATATCGAGTTCATCAATATCCAATAATGGAGCATAAGACGTTTAAATCTCCATTATTATCTGATAGACAGAATGATAAGATTGTCTTATCAACGTCGgatatcaaatttgatGTCGGTGATAGAATTTTGAACTCGatttataataaattatcaaaagtAACGTTTGATAGAGATAAAAAACTGGAAAGTAAAATAGGTAATAGCCGTAACCTAGgtgaaagtgaaaaaaatatattgttTAATGCTTTAGAAAGACATGAATCATTTGATAGAATTTGCTCCAAGTTGGGCAAgtcaaaaaatgaagtgGAATCAATAATAAGTGAGATTGGTGAATATATGACAATAAACTCATGA
- the CIN8 gene encoding kinesin motor protein CIN8 (similar to Saccharomyces cerevisiae CIN8 (YEL061C); ancestral locus Anc_6.16): MSDPTVSSDKQPQEEELNITVAVRCRGRNQREIDAKSSVVVTVPDIMGSKEVAINTSEDIGFTAQMNSKTYTVDKVFGPSATQSLIFDEIAEPLFSDFIKGYNCTMLVYGMTSTGKTYTMTGDEKLYNEELSDSAGIIPRILFKLFETLEKLNEDHIVKCSFVELYNEELKDLLHGDCNNDNGNFKKLRIFDSLGRDSRSNSRNNSPKMSNNNTTFLKKKLRNEALLRSRNIASSKRSSMQTIRNTTTTKASATTTTTTMFSSGNNDSANKFSPADNDKSTIQSDQTAGIYIQNLQEFHITTAKEGIKLLQKGLKYRQVASTKMNDFSSRSHTIFTITLFKEVKGEIFRLSKMNLVDLAGSENINRSGALNQRAKEAGSINQSLLTLGRVINSLADKNVHVPFRESKLTRLLQDSLGGNTKTALIATISPAKVTLEETCSTLEYASKAKNIKNKPQLGSFIMKDILLKNITTELTKIKSDLLSTKSKDGIYMDQQHYKELTTDLQNYKTEIQECKRTIESLTSQNALLLKDKRTINENNELQRIKIQTMNESMKKLYAKIERQQSIENELDGKIQIFTKTNSKLTKIIDEMKNREALVNSKFKTLLDHSLSYVSKKLNYQIENFKDQGINQNFTVDENLQLIKSEMTNLLSTARDNFEKFYQECITKFLSDTPLLFDEINDNVLNLKALTSNYYSQIAENLSDLSEEYNNFKQFITDEFYNQEKGHQHELLNKYINNTQTVIESSSNDVMSTIQNLLNEHLRANKELIINSLSNVTTELMSNELDRLKPKLSKWEESAELINRSDALNNEFNDNVESSMTTMTDKIKQTNDSINNNIKKINEHFKTNDIAHSNNLMIDDNNIIKNNFKSIEEKNSRLHEFVKEGYLVTNESMKKLNELDTSIRTVLKDIDYEKDIKETNSPLKPSHKHDYNHTIPLDNDKKRSFLNNANDNEMQNQSKIPRLE; this comes from the coding sequence ATGTCTGACCCCACTGTGAGTAGCGACAAACAACCGCAGGAAGAAGAACTCAATATAACAGTCGCTGTAAGATGTCGAGGAAGAAATCAGAGAGAAATTGACGCCAAAAGTTCAGTCGTAGTAACGGTTCCCGATATAATGGGGTCGAAAGAAGTAGCGATAAACACGTCCGAGGATATTGGATTCACCGCTCAGATGAACTCGAAGACTTATACGGTCGATAAAGTTTTTGGTCCCAGCGCTACACAGTCATTAATATTCGATGAGATCGCTGAACCGTTATTCAgtgattttatcaaaggTTACAATTGTACTATGCTAGTTTACGGTATGACGTCGACGGGGAAGACTTATACAATGACTGGGGATGAGAAACTTTATAATGAAGAGTTGAGCGATTCTGCTGGGATTATACCAAGGatacttttcaaattgttcgAAACGttggaaaaattgaatgaagatCATATCGTTAAATGTTCGTTTGTCGAATTGtataatgaagaattgaaagatttgtTACATGGTGACtgtaataatgataatgggAATTTTAAGAAACTGAGGATTTTCGATTCATTAGGTAGAGACAGTAgatcaaattcaagaaataattCACCAAAGAtgtcaaataataatacaacctttctgaagaagaaattaagaaatgAAGCTCTTTTaagatcaagaaatattgCGTCATCAAAGCGTTCCAGTATGCAGACGATACGAAATACTACAACAACAAAGGCGTCGGCAACAACGACGACGACGACAATGTTTTCGTCCGGTAATAATGACAGTgcaaataaattttctccTGCAGATAACGACAAATCAACTATTCAATCCGATCAAACAGCtggtatatatattcaaaatttacaaGAATTCCACATAACAACGGCCAAGGAAGGTATAAAATTGCTTCAAAAAGGGTTGAAATACAGGCAAGTTGCAAGTACTAAGATGAACGATTTCTCTAGTAGATCCCATACGATTTTTACTATCACacttttcaaagaagtTAAAGGTGAAATATTTAGATTATCCAAAATGAATCTGGTCGATTTAGCTGGttctgaaaatattaaCAGATCAGGTGCCTTAAACCAACGTGCGAAAGAAGCCGGCTCTATAAATCAGAGTTTATTGACATTAGGTAGAGTCATAAATTCTCTAGCAGATAAAAACGTTCATGTACCCTTTAGAGAGTCGAAGTTGACAAGATTGTTACAGGATTCTCTCGGCGGGAATACAAAAACTGCTCTCATAGCAACAATATCTCCAGCAAAGGTCACTTTGGAAGAAACTTGCAGTACTTTAGAATATGCTTCAAAAGCGAAAAATATTAAGAATAAACCACAATTGGGCTCATTTATAATGAAAgatattcttttgaaaaatatcacCACAGAAttaacaaaaataaaatcagATTTATTATCCACAAAGAGTAAAGATGGTATCTACATGGATCAACAACATTATAAAGAATTGACTACagatttacaaaattataaGACAGAAATTCAAGAATGTAAAAGAACCATTGAATCACTAACGTCACAAAATGCTTTACTCTTAAAGGATAAAAGGacaataaatgaaaataatgaactacaaagaatcaaaataCAGACAATGAATGAGtcaatgaaaaagttaTATGCAAAGATTGAAAGACAACAatctattgaaaatgaattagatGGTaagattcaaatatttacGAAGACCAACTCGAAACttacaaaaattattgatgaaatgaaaaatcgTGAAGCTTTAGTAAACTCGAAATTTAAAACTCTCCTGGATCATTCGCTATCCTAtgtttccaaaaaattgaattatcagattgaaaattttaaagacCAAGGTATTAACCAAAATTTCACTgtagatgaaaatttacaattaaTTAAAAGTGAAATGACAAATCTTTTGTCAACGGCAAGAGAcaatttcgaaaaattttatcaagaGTGTAtaaccaaatttttaagCGATACCCCATTATTGTTcgatgaaatcaatgataatGTACTTAATTTGAAGGCTTTAACAAGTAATTATTACAGCCAGATCGCGGAAAATCTATCTGATTTGAGCGAAGAGTAtaacaatttcaaacaGTTTATAACAGATGAATTTTACAATCAAGAAAAGGGTCATCAACATGAATTGTTAAACAAGTACATCAATAACACCCAAACTGTCATAGAaagttcttcaaatgatgTGATGTCCacaattcaaaatttgctcAATGAACACCTGAGAGCAAATAAGGAGTTAATCATCAATTCTTTAAGTAATGTAACTACTGAACTTATGTCTAATGAATTGGATAGATTGAAACCGAAATTATCTAAATGGGAAGAGTCTGCTGAATTGATTAATAGATCAGACGCCTTGAacaatgaattcaatgataatgTAGAATCATCAATGACCACAATGACCGataaaattaaacaaaCAAACGATTCAATAAACAATAacatcaagaaaataaatgaacACTTCAAGACAAATGACATAGCGCATTCTAATAACTTGATGattgatgataataatattataaaaaataatttcaaatccattgaagaaaagaactCGAGACTTCATGAATTTGTTAAAGAAGGTTATCTAGTTACCAATGAgtcaatgaaaaaattgaatgagTTAGATACTTCGATACGGACAgttttaaaagatattgattATGAAAAGGATATTAAAGAAACTAATTCACCATTGAAGCCATCGCATAAACATGATTACAACCACACGATACCATTAGATAatgacaaaaaaagaagtttCCTCAATAACGCgaatgataatgaaatgCAAAATCAGTCAAAGATACCCAGGTTAGAATGA
- the SGT2 gene encoding Sgt2p (similar to Saccharomyces cerevisiae SGT2 (YOR007C); ancestral locus Anc_6.21) codes for MPLSNKEISTLIVDYLVKVTEKNDVSEDVKDSLNVAIDCITDSFEFERDSTSGLIKSKFYNLSLPELLEVAMENSAKENVTVNVPKDELENDEETKVKAEKLKLEGNKAMAMKDFDLAIAKYSEAISISPNNAIYYANRAAAYSSLKDFEKATEDAESAIRVDPNYSKGYSRLGFAKYALNKPEEALEAYKKVLDLEGDKATEIMKRDYETAKKRVEQSLNLEKKESTPKEESVTESAANAAAGGFPDMSSMLGGGLNGLLNNPQLMQAAQQMMSDPNAMSKIQSMMQNPSIRQMAENFQNGNTPDFSQLMNDPNIKDMAKNFFGGNNQQQ; via the coding sequence ATGCCACTATCTAATAAAGAGATCTCCACCTTGATTGTCGACTACTTAGTGAAAGtcactgaaaaaaatgatgttTCTGAAGACGTTAAAGACTCCTTAAACGTTGCTATTGATTGTATTACAGATTCATTCGAATTTGAAAGAGATTCCACTTCTGGTTTGATCAAGTCAAAATTCTATAACTTAAGTTTACCGGAACTGTTAGAAGTCGCCATGGAAAACTCTGCTAAGGAAAATGTCACAGTTAATGTACCAAAGgatgaattggaaaatgatgaagaaactaAAGTTAaagctgaaaaattgaaattagaagGTAACAAGGCCATGGCAATGAAAGACTTCGACTTAGCCATTGCTAAATACTCTGAAGCCATTTCCATCTCACCAAATAATGCCATCTATTATGCAAACAGAGCTGCAGCCTACTCTTCTCTAAAGGATTTCGAAAAAGCCACTGAAGACGCTGAATCTGCTATTAGAGTCGATCCAAACTATTCTAAGGGTTACTCTAGACTGGGTTTTGCTAAATACGCTCTAAACAAACCAGAAGAGGCCTTAGAGGCTTACAAGAAGGTTCTTGATTTGGAAGGTGACAAGGCCACTGAAATTATGAAGAGAGATTATGAAACCgcaaagaaaagagttgAACAATCATTAAActtggaaaagaaagaatctACTCCAAAGGAAGAATCAGTTACTGAAAGTGCTGCTAACGCCGCTGCTGGTGGCTTCCCAGACATGTCTTCCATGTTAGGTGGTGGTTTGAACGGTTTATTAAACAACCCTCAATTAATGCAAGCTGCCCAACAAATGATGTCTGATCCAAATGCTATGTCTAAGATCCAGTCTATGATGCAAAATCCATCCATTAGACAAATGGCCGAAAACTTCCAAAACGGTAATACTCCAGATTTCAGTCAATTAATGAATGACccaaatatcaaagatatGGCAAAGAACTTCTTCGGTGGTAACaatcaacaacaataa
- the TSR3 gene encoding ribosome biogenesis protein TSR3 (similar to Saccharomyces cerevisiae YOR006C; ancestral locus Anc_6.19), giving the protein MAKGKGKNKLGKTGGNGAIRTNSNGHHSRHNNKKMEFKQHVSRETSFPVKLAMWDFDHCDPKRCSGKKLERLNLIRSLKINQKFQGITVSPNGKKFVSPEDRELVTEFGCAVVECSWARIDEIPFSKFSTPKLDRLLPYLVAANQVNYGRPWKLNCVEAIAACLAIVGFMDLAEELLSHFSWGVNFLKLNRELLEIYQQCTDSDEIEAAQDAWMDQIEKEVQERKASNNAQNVDIWMSGNVNRIDESDEDNEDEDSEDEEVTYDNLGNIIENEPREVRYDNLGNIIEESSEESSGEEEEDEEEDVKYDSLGNVIEESESLQKKLDGLNI; this is encoded by the coding sequence ATGGCAAAGGGTAAAGGAAAGAATAAGCTTGGAAAAACAGGCGGAAACGGTGCGATAAGGACTAATTCCAATGGTCACCATTCGAGAcataataataagaaaatgGAGTTTAAACAGCATGTATCCAGAGAGACGAGTTTCCCTGTAAAGTTAGCAATGTGGGATTTTGATCACTGTGATCCCAAGCGTTGTTCTGGTAAGAAACTGGAACGATTAAACTTAATCAGATCGttgaagataaatcaaaaattccaAGGTATTACTGTTTCACCAAATGGTAAGAAATTTGTATCACCGGAAGATCGTGAATTGGTGACAGAGTTTGGTTGTGCTGTTGTAGAATGTTCTTGGGCCCGTATAGACGAAATCCCATTCTCAAAATTCAGTACACCAAAACTAGACAGACTTTTACCGTATCTTGTTGCTGCTAATCAAGTTAATTACGGTAGACCATGGAAATTAAACTGTGTGGAGGCTATTGCTGCTTGCTTGGCTATTGTTGGGTTCATGGATTTGGCTGAGGAGTTACTGTCACATTTCAGCTGGGgtgtcaattttttgaaattgaatagAGAATTACTTGAAATCTATCAACAGTGTACAGACtctgatgaaattgaagctGCACAAGATGCATGGATGGATCAAATCGAGAAGGAAGTGCAGGAGAGGAAGGCTTCTAACAACGCTCAGAATGTAGACATCTGGATGAGTGGTAACGTTAACAGAATAGACGAAAGcgatgaagataatgagGATGAAGACAGCGAAGATGAGGAGGTAACATATGATAACTTAggtaatattattgaaaatgaaccAAGAGAAGTGAGGTACGATAATCTCGGCAACATAATAGAAGAAAGTTCAGAGGAGAGCTcaggagaagaagaagaagatgaagaagaagatgtgAAATATGACTCGCTGGGAAACGtaattgaagaatctgaGTCGCTACAAAAGAAACTAGATGGGCTGAATATATGA